The DNA region CTTCAGCTATGCTCACGATAGAAAGTTATATACAAAAAAAGATACGTGGACGAACATTTACCTGATGACAGCGGCCATTGTAATTAACCTTGCGACAAAAACAGGCACCTTTTTCTTGTTGGCATATTGTTATCAATTCCGATTATTTCAAATCTCAAACGTTTGGTTGTACTGGCTGGTGCTTATTTTGGCGCAAGATTTCCTGTATTGGTTTTTGCATACCGTAGGTCATTATGTACGCTTTTTTTGGGCAATGCACGTAACGCACCATTCGTCTGAGCATTTTAACCTAACTACAGGCTTTCGTTCTACCGTTTTCGAGCCATTGTACCGCGTTTTCTTTTATTTGCCACTGGCATTTATGGGCTTCACCGCTGTTGATATCCTTTTCGCTTATTTGGTAACGCAAATTTATGGTAACCTGGTTCATACACAGTATCAGATCAACTTTCCGAAATGGTACGAATACGTTTTCGTAACGCCGTCGCACCACCGGGTTCACCACGCCAGTAATGTTCGTTATCTCGATAAAAACATGGGCATGGTGTTAATACTCTGGGATCGCTGGTTTGGCACCTTTCAGGCTGAGCTGCCCGAAGATGAAATTAAGTATGGCTTAACTACGCAACCAAAAGACACCGGTCCGGTAAATATCATTTTCCACGAGTTTATTGCTTTAACTGCCGATGTAAAGAAAGCACCGACGTTTGCAGATAAAGTAAAATATATTTTTAATCCACCGGGTTGGAGCCACGATGGAAGCACCAAGATTGCGAAAATAATGCAGCAGGAATTGCTCGAAGCCGAGGAATTGGAAAAACAGCGTACCGATAGCAAAAAGGTGATGGATATTAACGATCAACGGGAGTTAAGTTCGGCTGGGTAACCAGAATAATCTGCATTTACAGGTAGCGAAATTTGTTGGATTGTTGTTTCAGTAAAAGATTACTTAATTAATTCGACAATTTAATTTTGTATTTTTGGATAAAGCTGATTTGTTATGACAACACTAACCATACAAGTAAAAGATAACGATACTCAATTCCTTTTGGAAGTTTTGAAAAGAATCGATGCTAAAGTGATTCAAAGTTCT from Pedobacter endophyticus includes:
- a CDS encoding sterol desaturase family protein, producing MNFTGSDISVVGLFSFVIVLTLVEMYFSYAHDRKLYTKKDTWTNIYLMTAAIVINLATKTGTFFLLAYCYQFRLFQISNVWLYWLVLILAQDFLYWFLHTVGHYVRFFWAMHVTHHSSEHFNLTTGFRSTVFEPLYRVFFYLPLAFMGFTAVDILFAYLVTQIYGNLVHTQYQINFPKWYEYVFVTPSHHRVHHASNVRYLDKNMGMVLILWDRWFGTFQAELPEDEIKYGLTTQPKDTGPVNIIFHEFIALTADVKKAPTFADKVKYIFNPPGWSHDGSTKIAKIMQQELLEAEELEKQRTDSKKVMDINDQRELSSAG